The following proteins are co-located in the Desulfatitalea tepidiphila genome:
- a CDS encoding phage tail tape measure protein has product MTDSRLEIVLMAKNQTEAAFRGVVDGLKGVTSTAGLVKGALAGLVAGVSFAGLVQGLNTLKAAGSDAEETFSKVQTLFGADKARELREWGEAADYAMGLSRTAALDAVGSMGNMFLQLGANIEESARLSQSMVQLSADLASFHNAAGGSAAVLETMQSAFRGEYDALQRYIPTIKAASVEQEALRRSGKASKDELTELDKALAAVAIITRDAGAATGDFARTSNSAANQQRIFDAQLANVKEKLGEAVLPAFTEAIRHTNEWIKENDKLLKQDLPKLFGDIAESLANMIEPAARVAEYIARIASVSPQFKEFHDMMERAGEYARHGLLDPSQLAGLDTQQALDRTREWVELLDKTVRITADGQIRYLIGEHTAGRKAAIAADKERMQGLYLTDGTAGQKPLVPLPMVPQMPTPPQIGAAGSVHDWVMLVQPDSEAEQAYRNLDKMLEDRNALFGTKNESLIQLSDRTAWVMQENFSSLFLDVWRGDLEDFEDYFKRFFESLQQIAADYLAQMATEWIFGDSSTGKSSGFLKFLQGITGSGSSSGAAADTSGWFNYDFTMGSVFAKGGAFGRSGVKYFAAGDIITGPTAFRYNGGIGVMGEAGDEAIMPLKRTADGRLGVEASGGVNLTVAPVYNVYSVDDRSVADFFKRNRGKLASELVDEMKHRPELTRFFKA; this is encoded by the coding sequence ATGACCGACTCGCGGCTTGAAATCGTCCTGATGGCGAAAAACCAGACCGAGGCGGCGTTCAGGGGCGTGGTCGACGGGCTGAAAGGCGTCACGAGCACGGCGGGCCTGGTCAAGGGGGCATTGGCGGGCTTGGTCGCGGGCGTCAGCTTCGCGGGGCTGGTGCAGGGGCTCAACACGTTGAAAGCGGCGGGGTCGGACGCGGAGGAGACGTTCAGCAAGGTGCAGACCCTGTTCGGCGCGGACAAGGCGCGGGAGCTGCGCGAGTGGGGCGAGGCGGCGGATTATGCCATGGGCCTTTCGAGGACGGCGGCGCTCGACGCGGTCGGCTCGATGGGCAACATGTTTTTGCAGCTGGGCGCGAACATCGAGGAGTCGGCGAGGCTGTCTCAAAGCATGGTGCAGTTGTCGGCGGATCTGGCGTCGTTTCACAACGCGGCGGGCGGGTCGGCGGCGGTGCTGGAGACGATGCAAAGCGCCTTTCGCGGCGAGTATGACGCGTTGCAGCGGTACATTCCGACGATCAAGGCGGCATCGGTCGAGCAGGAGGCGTTGAGACGCTCGGGCAAGGCGTCGAAGGACGAGCTGACGGAGCTGGACAAGGCGCTGGCGGCGGTGGCGATCATCACGCGCGACGCGGGGGCGGCCACGGGCGATTTTGCGCGCACGTCGAACAGCGCGGCGAACCAGCAGCGGATATTCGACGCGCAGCTTGCGAACGTGAAGGAGAAATTGGGAGAGGCGGTGCTCCCGGCGTTCACGGAAGCGATCAGGCACACGAACGAGTGGATCAAGGAGAACGACAAGCTGCTCAAGCAGGACCTGCCGAAGCTGTTCGGAGACATAGCCGAATCGCTGGCGAACATGATCGAACCGGCGGCAAGGGTGGCGGAGTACATCGCGAGGATCGCGAGCGTGTCGCCGCAGTTCAAAGAGTTCCACGACATGATGGAGCGGGCCGGGGAATATGCGAGGCACGGCTTGCTGGACCCGTCGCAGTTGGCCGGGCTGGACACGCAGCAGGCGCTGGACCGCACGCGCGAGTGGGTCGAGTTGCTCGACAAGACGGTGCGGATCACGGCGGACGGTCAAATCAGGTACCTGATCGGCGAACACACGGCAGGGCGCAAGGCGGCGATCGCGGCGGACAAGGAGCGCATGCAGGGGCTTTACCTGACGGACGGCACGGCGGGCCAAAAGCCATTGGTGCCGTTGCCGATGGTGCCGCAGATGCCGACGCCCCCGCAGATAGGCGCGGCGGGGTCGGTGCATGATTGGGTGATGCTGGTCCAGCCGGACAGCGAGGCGGAGCAGGCGTACAGGAATCTGGACAAGATGCTGGAGGACCGCAACGCGTTGTTCGGCACGAAAAACGAGTCCTTGATTCAGTTGTCGGATCGGACGGCGTGGGTGATGCAGGAAAATTTTTCGAGCCTGTTCCTCGATGTCTGGCGGGGGGATCTTGAAGACTTCGAGGATTACTTCAAACGGTTTTTCGAATCGTTGCAGCAGATCGCGGCGGATTACCTGGCACAGATGGCGACGGAGTGGATATTCGGCGACAGCAGCACGGGCAAGAGCAGCGGGTTTTTGAAGTTTTTGCAGGGGATCACAGGTTCGGGATCGTCATCGGGCGCGGCGGCGGACACATCGGGCTGGTTCAATTACGATTTCACGATGGGCAGCGTGTTCGCAAAGGGCGGCGCGTTCGGCCGGTCGGGTGTGAAGTATTTCGCGGCGGGCGACATCATCACGGGTCCGACGGCGTTCAGGTACAACGGCGGGATCGGCGTCATGGGAGAGGCGGGCGACGAGGCGATCATGCCGTTGAAGCGGACGGCGGACGGCCGTTTGGGAGTCGAGGCGAGCGGCGGCGTCAACCTGACGGTGGCGCCGGTTTACAATGTTTATTCTGTCGATGACCGGTCGGTCGCGGATTTTTTCAAGCGCAACAGGGGCAAGTTGGCGTCAGAGCTGGTCGACGAGATGAAGCACAGGCCGGAGTTGACCCGGTTTTTTAAGGCGTAA
- a CDS encoding DUF2460 domain-containing protein, protein MAVYPESSPSPVYPLIVTPRGKTNIVDLGGGGEQRRTNWLYLKYDVVVNYGALEASEIQALLDFFVARKAALEGFYIYDLALLASVTFTHRGLYCGTADGATDTFDVPGRSTSGHAVYVDGAQQVGNWSILTGTGDGGADQVQFTSALTQGSIVTSDFAGFHRMRVRFAQDELSRELFVRNLLTYRSVALKGLKPNEG, encoded by the coding sequence ATGGCAGTATACCCGGAAAGCAGCCCGAGCCCGGTTTATCCGTTGATCGTGACCCCCAGGGGTAAAACGAACATTGTCGATTTGGGCGGGGGAGGCGAGCAGAGGCGCACGAACTGGCTGTATCTCAAGTATGACGTGGTGGTGAATTACGGGGCTTTGGAAGCGTCGGAGATTCAGGCGCTGCTCGATTTCTTTGTGGCGCGCAAAGCGGCGTTGGAGGGGTTCTATATCTACGATCTGGCGTTGCTGGCGTCGGTGACGTTCACGCACAGGGGGCTGTATTGCGGCACGGCGGACGGCGCGACGGACACGTTCGACGTGCCGGGGCGGAGCACGAGCGGGCATGCGGTCTATGTCGACGGGGCGCAGCAGGTCGGCAATTGGTCGATACTGACCGGCACGGGCGACGGCGGGGCGGACCAGGTGCAATTCACGTCGGCGTTGACGCAGGGGTCGATCGTGACGAGCGATTTCGCGGGGTTTCACAGGATGCGGGTCAGGTTCGCCCAGGATGAATTGTCGCGGGAGTTGTTCGTCAGGAATTTGCTGACATACCGGTCGGTCGCGTTGAAGGGGCTGAAGCCGAATGAAGGCTAG
- a CDS encoding DUF2163 domain-containing protein, with amino-acid sequence MKASYDQAFIDALKSESARVVFFVNADFTPSPWRVTNLDIDYYVGGELYLSREVTIGEVVMQGGLSVDRVEIRMANAKRELSAILLGADQRGREVSIRVGVVGDNGVMVGSGEPFRGMLSKYEAEDDVAVLSCVSDMVRWRKKTLRKASSSCPWPFKGTECAYGGEETWCDQTYDRCVDLGNHLNFGGNRFLDALAETRIWWGRVQS; translated from the coding sequence ATGAAGGCTAGTTACGATCAGGCGTTCATCGATGCGTTGAAATCGGAGTCGGCGCGCGTCGTGTTTTTCGTGAACGCGGATTTCACACCGTCGCCGTGGCGGGTGACGAACCTCGATATCGATTATTACGTCGGCGGCGAGCTGTATCTGTCGCGCGAGGTGACGATCGGCGAGGTGGTCATGCAGGGCGGGTTGTCGGTCGATCGGGTCGAAATCAGGATGGCGAACGCGAAGCGGGAGCTGTCGGCGATATTGCTCGGCGCGGATCAGCGGGGGCGGGAGGTTTCGATCAGGGTCGGCGTGGTCGGCGACAACGGGGTGATGGTCGGGTCGGGCGAGCCGTTTCGCGGCATGCTGTCAAAGTACGAGGCAGAGGACGACGTCGCGGTGTTGAGCTGCGTGTCGGACATGGTGCGATGGCGGAAAAAGACGTTGCGCAAGGCGTCGAGCTCGTGCCCGTGGCCGTTCAAAGGGACGGAGTGCGCATACGGCGGCGAGGAGACGTGGTGCGATCAGACCTATGACCGGTGCGTTGACCTGGGAAACCATTTGAATTTCGGCGGCAACAGGTTCCTTGACGCGCTGGCCGAAACGCGGATCTGGTGGGGGAGGGTGCAGAGCTGA
- a CDS encoding phage tail protein → MWFVAFVASWIISGIVNAMIGEDERADEGGLQVNPRSTSEIVPLIYGRIKTKKINTPYMASGGNENKYVFIIGEIGEGPIHGIVRQDGSTFTSAGTQFPGTNPPLLYLDGELWTDKWGPDFVYAEFFKGTAAQGVCSTLHAAKPEWNDPKRHTAYIFLRLKYDLNKWVTVPKISLVVDGLEVFDPAAATVGFSDNFALMAYDMLTRPSTRGGLGLDAWFGPVPESPRVNVASVEAARAYCEAKGWTGGLIIDEDQYFSENFQLVLNCFRGEAINSDNQVKIKFRDLNYETPVIDITEADFVEKDGRTTLKIRPTADLFDLPNAIDAVFYNADKRYAEDTFVKTDQDAVASDGDLRKLTKRIPGLNTLAKLQPMANYYLERARFGHLAEGSLADRFFALEAVDVVRLTHSMPGWVDRYMRVRQVGVGAGNVVSIELEEELQTLYDDAYNPSQITWYRTTLPDPTAEVPSVINAAIEEELYSFRGRSYTRLVIGFDQPAGYPFWGGRGNLVEDRRRRRVGEDDGQP, encoded by the coding sequence ATGTGGTTTGTTGCGTTCGTTGCATCGTGGATCATAAGCGGCATCGTCAACGCTATGATCGGAGAGGACGAGCGGGCGGACGAGGGCGGGCTGCAGGTGAACCCGCGAAGCACGTCGGAGATCGTGCCGTTGATCTATGGCCGGATCAAGACGAAGAAGATCAACACCCCGTACATGGCAAGCGGCGGCAACGAGAATAAATACGTTTTCATCATAGGAGAGATCGGGGAGGGGCCGATTCACGGCATTGTGCGACAGGACGGGAGCACGTTCACGTCGGCGGGCACGCAGTTTCCGGGCACGAACCCGCCGCTCCTGTACCTCGACGGCGAGCTGTGGACGGACAAATGGGGCCCCGATTTCGTTTACGCGGAGTTTTTCAAGGGCACGGCGGCACAGGGCGTTTGTTCGACGCTGCACGCGGCGAAGCCGGAGTGGAACGACCCGAAAAGACACACGGCTTATATCTTTCTGCGGTTGAAATACGATCTGAACAAATGGGTCACGGTCCCGAAGATATCGCTCGTTGTGGACGGGTTGGAAGTGTTCGACCCGGCGGCGGCCACGGTGGGGTTTTCGGACAATTTCGCGCTGATGGCCTATGACATGCTGACGAGGCCGAGCACGCGCGGGGGGTTGGGCCTGGATGCGTGGTTCGGGCCGGTGCCGGAGAGCCCGCGGGTGAACGTGGCGAGCGTCGAAGCGGCGCGGGCGTATTGCGAGGCAAAGGGTTGGACGGGCGGATTGATCATCGACGAGGATCAGTACTTTTCGGAAAATTTTCAGCTGGTGCTCAACTGCTTCAGGGGCGAGGCGATCAACAGCGACAATCAGGTCAAGATCAAGTTCCGGGATCTGAATTACGAGACGCCGGTCATCGATATCACGGAGGCGGATTTCGTCGAAAAGGACGGGCGAACGACCTTGAAGATCAGGCCGACGGCGGATCTGTTCGATTTGCCGAACGCGATCGATGCGGTTTTCTACAACGCGGACAAGCGGTATGCGGAGGACACGTTCGTCAAGACGGATCAGGACGCGGTCGCGAGCGATGGCGATTTGCGCAAGCTGACGAAAAGGATCCCCGGCTTGAACACGCTGGCGAAGTTGCAGCCGATGGCGAACTACTATTTGGAGCGGGCGCGGTTCGGTCATTTGGCGGAAGGGAGCCTGGCGGACAGGTTTTTCGCGCTGGAAGCGGTGGACGTCGTCAGGTTGACCCATTCAATGCCGGGGTGGGTCGACCGGTATATGCGGGTGCGGCAGGTCGGCGTCGGTGCGGGCAATGTGGTGTCGATCGAGCTGGAGGAGGAACTGCAGACGCTTTATGACGACGCCTACAACCCGAGCCAGATCACATGGTACCGAACGACGTTGCCCGATCCGACGGCGGAGGTGCCGAGCGTGATCAATGCGGCCATCGAGGAGGAGCTGTACAGCTTCAGGGGGCGGTCGTACACGCGGCTGGTGATCGGGTTCGATCAGCCGGCCGGTTACCCGTTTTGGGGCGGGCGCGGAAATCTGGTTGAGGATCGGCGCAGGCGGCGCGTGGGGGAAGATGACGGACAGCCGTGA
- a CDS encoding LamG domain-containing protein encodes MTDSRDGYVLEAVEEGQTYYFKVVSTNIWGGSENFDVAVQLERTVLGLTGSPGGMASLTAVANGDSVSIYGPQLAEDNVEGYEVRLGGVFASGLFMSFNKAPSLRLNGVRPGVHTFGMCAKNNAGRYSSSPVYAACRVFIPPGFTMEHSWSWDFTTGTFDNAEHGTYNSQDILKCSHTGNETIDPDLVARWKLDAGALTVDSVGSNTLTNYGAASDTAIQREGDGCAEFTAAENDYLEIADADLASGFPLKSGESNTTLSVCMWCRPKSTGTLQYLVAKYDPTNNKRSFAITLQANGLIGINIGYNSGAAYEGKEATPVLAADTWYHIGVVFNGAAETCKVRIRPAGGSATEDLLEFAESISITDAALRLGARSDNANYFNGFLDEVLVFDDELTSAEIDQIAEQTFFTVSSDIDLVGVWTSPTYDMGALKKVRVWGDFLTVFFSGSNTWAGVLPSPAPWSNVNPSAFTWGEIFRQLEAARLEAKLLFSEDGSSWSEVDWFAVLCAEVYARYHRVEIKITDPSADSNLYVYELNMVAYTGPN; translated from the coding sequence ATGACGGACAGCCGTGACGGGTACGTGCTCGAAGCGGTCGAGGAGGGGCAGACCTATTACTTCAAGGTCGTGTCGACGAACATTTGGGGCGGGTCGGAGAATTTCGACGTCGCGGTGCAGTTGGAGCGCACGGTGTTGGGGTTGACGGGAAGCCCGGGCGGCATGGCGAGCCTGACGGCGGTCGCAAACGGGGATTCGGTTTCGATCTATGGGCCGCAACTGGCGGAGGACAATGTCGAGGGGTACGAGGTGCGGCTGGGCGGAGTGTTCGCGAGCGGGTTGTTCATGTCGTTTAACAAGGCGCCGAGTTTGCGATTGAACGGGGTGCGGCCCGGGGTGCACACGTTCGGCATGTGCGCGAAAAACAATGCGGGGAGATATTCGTCGAGCCCGGTCTATGCGGCGTGCAGGGTTTTCATTCCCCCGGGGTTCACGATGGAGCACAGCTGGTCATGGGATTTCACGACGGGCACGTTCGACAACGCGGAGCACGGGACCTATAACAGCCAGGACATTTTGAAGTGTTCGCACACGGGGAACGAAACGATCGATCCGGATCTGGTCGCGAGGTGGAAATTGGACGCGGGGGCGCTGACGGTCGACAGCGTCGGCAGCAATACGCTGACAAATTACGGGGCGGCGTCGGACACGGCGATCCAAAGAGAGGGCGACGGTTGCGCGGAGTTCACGGCGGCGGAAAACGATTATTTGGAGATCGCGGACGCGGACCTCGCTTCTGGTTTTCCGTTGAAAAGCGGGGAATCGAATACGACCCTTTCGGTTTGCATGTGGTGTCGGCCGAAGTCGACAGGGACGCTTCAATACCTTGTCGCAAAGTACGATCCGACGAACAACAAGCGTTCGTTTGCGATCACCCTGCAGGCCAATGGGTTGATCGGGATAAATATCGGGTACAACAGCGGCGCAGCTTATGAGGGAAAAGAAGCAACACCGGTTCTGGCGGCGGACACGTGGTACCACATCGGCGTCGTGTTCAATGGAGCTGCGGAAACCTGCAAGGTCCGCATTCGGCCGGCGGGCGGTTCAGCGACGGAAGATCTTCTGGAGTTTGCGGAATCGATAAGCATTACCGACGCTGCCTTGAGGCTTGGGGCGCGCAGTGACAACGCAAATTACTTCAACGGATTTTTGGACGAGGTCTTGGTCTTTGACGACGAATTGACTTCGGCAGAAATTGACCAGATCGCCGAGCAGACGTTTTTCACAGTCTCTTCGGACATCGACCTGGTGGGGGTGTGGACGAGCCCGACCTATGACATGGGCGCATTGAAAAAGGTCAGGGTTTGGGGTGATTTCCTCACGGTGTTCTTTTCGGGTTCGAATACCTGGGCCGGGGTGCTGCCGAGCCCGGCGCCGTGGTCGAACGTGAACCCGTCGGCGTTTACGTGGGGAGAGATATTCCGGCAATTGGAAGCGGCGCGGCTTGAGGCGAAATTGCTGTTCAGCGAGGACGGATCGAGCTGGTCGGAGGTGGATTGGTTCGCGGTCCTTTGCGCGGAAGTATATGCACGCTACCACCGGGTCGAGATCAAGATCACCGACCCGAGCGCGGATTCGAACCTGTATGTGTACGAGCTGAACATGGTCGCCTACACGGGGCCGAATTGA
- a CDS encoding D-Ala-D-Ala carboxypeptidase family metallohydrolase produces the protein MNGEKVSRNFWRHEFACKCGCGFDAVDVELLTVLEETRLYFQARYIGENVKIEITSGCRCAAHNRAEGGVPGSMHIRGKATDFKVWIAWQVKQVPADEVAEYLERTYPDRFGIGRYDNRTHVDVRQARARWDKRTGHHGV, from the coding sequence ATGAACGGGGAAAAGGTTTCGAGGAATTTCTGGCGGCATGAGTTCGCGTGCAAGTGCGGGTGCGGGTTCGATGCGGTCGATGTCGAGCTGTTGACGGTGCTGGAGGAGACGCGGCTCTATTTCCAGGCGAGGTACATCGGCGAGAACGTCAAGATCGAGATCACGAGCGGGTGCAGGTGCGCGGCGCACAACAGGGCGGAAGGGGGAGTGCCGGGATCGATGCACATCAGGGGCAAGGCGACGGATTTCAAGGTGTGGATCGCGTGGCAGGTGAAGCAGGTGCCGGCCGACGAGGTGGCGGAATACCTGGAGCGCACCTACCCCGACAGGTTCGGGATCGGCCGGTACGATAATCGGACGCACGTCGATGTCAGGCAGGCGCGCGCAAGATGGGACAAAAGGACGGGACATCATGGCGTTTGA
- a CDS encoding TraR/DksA C4-type zinc finger protein: MCDLEIPEARRKALPGCRLCADCQNDLEKRARRG, translated from the coding sequence ATGTGTGATTTAGAGATACCCGAAGCCCGGCGCAAAGCATTACCAGGGTGCAGGCTGTGTGCAGATTGTCAGAATGACCTTGAAAAGCGGGCAAGGAGGGGTTGA
- a CDS encoding integration host factor subunit alpha — translation MTLTKAQIVDIIHEELPFPKNKSTEVIEGLIEIIKRTLESGEDVLISGFGKFCVKKKRERRGRNPATGDDLILSQRKVVTFKCSGKLREKINS, via the coding sequence ATGACCCTGACCAAAGCCCAAATCGTCGATATCATTCATGAAGAACTACCGTTTCCCAAAAACAAAAGCACGGAAGTGATCGAGGGCCTGATCGAGATCATCAAGCGGACCCTGGAAAGCGGTGAGGATGTACTGATCAGCGGCTTCGGTAAGTTTTGTGTGAAGAAAAAGAGAGAACGCAGGGGGCGGAACCCTGCAACGGGTGATGATCTTATTTTGTCCCAGCGAAAAGTTGTTACATTCAAGTGTTCCGGGAAGCTGAGAGAAAAAATCAATTCCTGA
- a CDS encoding HDOD domain-containing protein: MSDPMLPEERLKQIQVFISRMPSLSTTVTKVLEVCNNPDTSPDELNRLISYDPVLTGQVLSLINSAYYSLPSRVTSLTRAIIILGLNTVKNLVLATSVLASFKETYTVDHFSIDDYWAHCLCVGVTSKKISKLIRIPANEQEEYFVCGLLHDLGKLPMMTCFGELYGQAVSRSESDTIPLYQTERQFIGFDHCQVGWLIGAKWKLSDAMKQAIMHHHQPFDEKSPASSLVYTTSLANQISHHFKIGAAGDVRADEVMIQQLAERIALDLERIFSMQSLIAEEIEKARVFLKSSSKG, encoded by the coding sequence ATGTCTGATCCCATGTTGCCAGAAGAGAGGCTGAAACAGATACAGGTTTTTATTTCCAGGATGCCGAGTCTTTCCACCACTGTGACCAAGGTGCTTGAAGTCTGCAACAATCCGGACACATCACCAGATGAGCTCAACCGTCTCATTTCTTACGATCCGGTTCTGACTGGACAGGTATTGAGTCTCATTAATTCGGCGTACTACAGTCTCCCGAGTCGGGTGACCTCCCTGACCCGAGCCATCATTATCCTTGGACTCAACACCGTCAAAAACCTCGTGCTGGCAACATCGGTGCTCGCTTCTTTTAAAGAAACCTACACTGTCGACCATTTTTCCATTGACGATTACTGGGCGCACTGCTTGTGTGTCGGCGTAACCTCCAAAAAGATCTCTAAATTGATACGAATCCCGGCAAACGAGCAAGAGGAGTATTTTGTCTGCGGACTGCTTCACGATTTGGGCAAATTGCCAATGATGACCTGCTTCGGAGAGCTTTACGGTCAAGCCGTGAGTCGAAGCGAGAGCGACACGATACCTCTGTACCAGACCGAAAGACAGTTCATTGGATTTGACCATTGTCAGGTGGGATGGCTGATAGGTGCCAAATGGAAACTGAGCGATGCCATGAAGCAGGCCATCATGCATCATCATCAACCCTTTGATGAAAAATCCCCAGCCAGCAGTCTGGTCTATACCACGAGTTTGGCAAATCAAATCTCGCATCATTTCAAAATAGGTGCTGCCGGTGATGTAAGAGCGGATGAAGTGATGATCCAGCAATTGGCTGAACGCATTGCCTTGGATCTAGAGCGAATTTTTAGCATGCAGTCCCTGATAGCGGAAGAGATCGAAAAAGCAAGGGTCTTCCTAAAAAGCAGCAGCAAAGGGTAA
- a CDS encoding MBL fold metallo-hydrolase — protein sequence MELYIEQLDRLIIIDAGSGIRELGDHMMAQHADGTPIKAEIFLTHTHWDHIMGFPFFAPIYLPSSQFTIYGPVTYEEEPLKEVLSGQWTYRYFPVRHEDLSSKVNYVNLKEGRYDLGDGLALQTKYLNHPLLCLGYRYEFMGKVFCTAYDTEPFRNLFCTDPTDPGYDAATAAEGEAAAVEANHRIGQFVEGADLLVFDTQYTRQEYFQSRIGWGHSYIDHAIGIGQKYHVKRLALFHHDIQRTDDQLDALCQQYCVSKGEDTEIFFAREGMEVNL from the coding sequence TTGGAACTCTATATCGAACAATTGGATCGACTTATCATCATCGACGCGGGATCTGGTATCCGTGAATTGGGGGACCACATGATGGCCCAGCATGCCGATGGTACCCCGATCAAGGCGGAAATTTTCCTGACCCACACCCATTGGGATCACATCATGGGATTCCCATTTTTCGCACCCATTTATCTTCCCAGCTCGCAATTTACCATATACGGCCCAGTCACCTATGAGGAGGAGCCGCTTAAAGAGGTGCTTAGCGGCCAGTGGACCTATCGCTATTTTCCGGTGAGGCACGAAGACTTGTCATCCAAGGTGAATTACGTCAATCTCAAGGAGGGGCGATACGATTTGGGAGATGGTCTTGCGTTACAGACCAAATACTTGAATCATCCACTGCTGTGCCTTGGATATCGTTACGAATTTATGGGAAAAGTATTTTGTACTGCCTACGATACGGAGCCGTTTAGAAATTTGTTCTGCACTGATCCGACAGATCCCGGATACGACGCGGCTACCGCGGCCGAAGGGGAAGCCGCTGCGGTTGAAGCCAACCATCGCATCGGGCAGTTTGTGGAGGGTGCCGATTTGCTGGTGTTCGACACTCAGTACACCCGCCAGGAGTATTTCCAGTCTCGAATCGGATGGGGACATTCCTACATCGACCACGCCATCGGTATCGGTCAAAAATATCACGTTAAACGTCTCGCCCTTTTCCATCACGACATTCAACGTACTGATGATCAGCTCGATGCTCTCTGCCAGCAATATTGTGTGTCCAAAGGCGAGGATACCGAAATTTTCTTTGCCCGAGAGGGTATGGAAGTCAACCTGTAG
- a CDS encoding response regulator, which translates to MDVIIVDDDPAVCDLISTIVKRFYTWGEVIPFSDTEEALKYCKGRDIGVAIFIVDVFLGGVSGFYFLDEVEERFPTAHSDAIIITGNASDDIVNMCIASDVNHLLEKPVKPYALQLAVRAIAEKYLKFAKRLFQDPDFAKNVSGI; encoded by the coding sequence TTGGATGTCATCATCGTAGACGATGATCCCGCTGTATGCGATTTGATTTCAACCATCGTAAAAAGATTCTACACTTGGGGAGAAGTCATTCCGTTTTCAGACACGGAAGAAGCATTGAAATATTGCAAGGGACGGGACATTGGCGTGGCTATTTTCATCGTCGATGTCTTTCTGGGGGGGGTCAGCGGATTTTATTTCCTCGATGAAGTCGAGGAAAGATTTCCTACCGCGCATTCGGATGCCATCATCATCACGGGCAATGCCAGCGACGACATCGTCAACATGTGCATTGCATCGGATGTCAATCACCTGCTTGAAAAACCGGTCAAGCCCTATGCGCTGCAATTAGCGGTCCGCGCCATTGCCGAAAAATACCTGAAATTCGCCAAGAGGCTTTTTCAAGATCCTGATTTTGCAAAAAATGTATCTGGAATTTAG